Proteins encoded together in one Eublepharis macularius isolate TG4126 chromosome 2, MPM_Emac_v1.0, whole genome shotgun sequence window:
- the JKAMP gene encoding JNK1/MAPK8-associated membrane protein, whose protein sequence is MADRGWGEMAVDIQPACLGLYCGRTVEIINGTEIHGNCGVCPRGQRTDDQKICRQCEGSPERYDWLYLGFMAMLPLILHWFFIEWYSGKKSSSAVFQHATALIECSVAAVVTLLVSSPLGSLQIRSCKVKMLSDWYTMLYNPSPDYVTTIHCTHEAVYPLYTIVFIYYAFCLVLMMLLRPLLVKKIACGLGKSDRFKSIYAALYFFPILTVLQAVGGGLLYYAFPYIILVLSLVTLAVYMSASEVDTFKDLLVRKKRLIVLFSHWLLHAYGIVSISKLNYQDLPLLALVPAPALFYLLTAKYTEPTRILAEGANGH, encoded by the exons ATGGCGGACCGCGGCTGGGGCGAGATGG CTGTAGACATTCAGCCAGCCTGCCTTGGACTTTATTGTGGGAGAACGGTAGAAATTATCAACGGgactgaaatccatggaaattgtGGG GTATGTCCAAGAGGACAAAGAACAGATGACCAAAAAATCTGCCGGCAGTGTGAGGGATCTCCAGAACGCTATGACTGGCTTTATCTCGGCTTTATGGCAATGCTTCCTTTGATTTTGCATTGGTTCTTCATTGAATGGTATTCAGGCAAAAAAAG cTCCAGTGCAGTGTTCCAGCACGCCACGGCTTTAATTGAATGCAGTGTGGCAGCAGTTGTTACGTTGCTTGTGAGCAGTCCCTTGGGCTCTCTGCAGATCCGGTCATGCAAGGTGAAGATGCTGTCCGACTGGTACACCATGCTTTACAATCCAAGCCCTGACTATGTCACCACTATTCACTGCACACATGAAGCCGTCTACCCTTT ATACACCATTGTGTTCATATATTACGCCTTCTGTCTAGTATTAATGATGCTGCTTCGGCCGCTTCTGGTGAAGAAGATTGCTTGTGGGCTGGGGAAGTCGGATCGATTTAAGAGCATCTACGCAGCTCTCTATTTTTTCCCGATCCTAACGGTGCTTCAGGCAGTTGGAGGGGGCTTGCTGT ACTATGCCTTCCCCTACATCATCTTAGTGCTATCTCTGGTTACGTTGGCTGTGTACATGTCAGCTTCCGAAGTTGAT ACTTTCAAGGATCTCCTCGTCAGGAAGAAGAGGCTCATTGTGCTGTTCAGCCATTGGCTGCTTCACGCCTACGGGATCGTCTCCATTTCCAAGCTGAATTACCAAGATTTGCCTCTGCTGGCACTGGTGCCTGCACCAGCTCTTTTTTACTTGCTCACTGCCAAGTACACCGAGCCCACACGGATACTCGCGGAGGGAGCCAATGGACATTGA